From the genome of Mycoplasma putrefaciens KS1, one region includes:
- a CDS encoding ATP-binding protein, protein MLETKVKIISNTVFKNISYFQGSFIISKAKRYDIKGAKYFSTPLKYYFADLCLRNAWLNFSNLDFSHIVKILFLMN, encoded by the coding sequence TTGCTTGAAACTAAAGTCAAGATTATTTCAAATACAGTTTTTAAAAATATTAGTTATTTTCAAGGCTCATTTATTATTTCTAAAGCAAAGCGTTATGATATTAAAGGTGCTAAATATTTTTCAACACCTTTAAAGTATTATTTTGCTGACCTTTGTCTAAGAAACGCATGACTAAATTTTTCTAATCTAGATTTTAGTCATATAGTAAAAATATTGTTTTTAATGAATTAA
- the arcC gene encoding carbamate kinase, whose product MSKIVIAVGGNALGNSPIEQKEIVKKTAKALADFIEQGNDIVIVHGNGPQVGMINNAFDIANKNQQKSPVLDFPECGAMSQGYIGYHLQQAINNELRLRKLNKHIATIVTQTLVDKNDPSFLKPSKPIGSFMSEQEAKMLAKKNLWTVAEDAGRGWRRVIASPKPIDIVEKEILLQLVNNSFITIAGGGGGIPVYLENDKLVGIAAVIDKDFAAAKIAEIIDAESLIILTAIDKVMINYKRPNEQALDSLTISEAENYISEGHFAVGSMLPKIKAAMSFVRQTNGKPVYIGSLEQADKVLQGLSGTKFTK is encoded by the coding sequence ATGTCAAAAATAGTTATTGCAGTAGGTGGAAATGCTCTAGGAAATTCGCCTATAGAACAAAAAGAAATCGTTAAAAAAACTGCTAAAGCGTTAGCTGATTTTATTGAACAAGGTAATGACATTGTTATTGTACATGGAAACGGACCTCAAGTTGGTATGATCAATAATGCCTTTGATATAGCAAACAAAAATCAACAAAAATCACCTGTGTTAGACTTTCCTGAGTGTGGTGCTATGAGTCAGGGTTATATAGGTTATCACTTACAACAAGCAATTAATAATGAATTAAGATTAAGAAAATTAAATAAACACATTGCAACAATAGTTACCCAAACTTTAGTTGACAAAAATGACCCATCATTTTTAAAACCATCAAAACCAATAGGTTCATTTATGAGTGAACAAGAAGCTAAAATGCTAGCTAAAAAAAACTTATGAACAGTTGCTGAAGACGCAGGAAGAGGATGAAGAAGAGTTATAGCTTCACCAAAACCAATTGATATTGTTGAAAAAGAAATCTTATTACAATTAGTTAATAATTCATTTATCACAATTGCTGGTGGAGGTGGAGGAATACCTGTTTATTTAGAAAATGATAAATTAGTAGGTATCGCAGCAGTGATTGATAAAGATTTTGCCGCTGCTAAAATTGCTGAAATAATTGATGCAGAAAGTTTAATTATCTTAACTGCTATTGATAAAGTGATGATTAATTATAAAAGACCAAATGAACAAGCACTTGATTCATTAACAATATCAGAAGCAGAAAATTATATTTCTGAAGGTCATTTTGCAGTAGGATCAATGCTTCCTAAAATTAAAGCTGCTATGTCATTTGTTAGACAAACTAATGGTAAACCTGTTTATATAGGTTCACTAGAGCAAGCCGACAAAGTTCTACAAGGATTAAGTGGAACAAAGTTTACTAAATAG
- the argF gene encoding ornithine carbamoyltransferase gives MALNLKGRSLLTLLDFTPREIRYLLDLSKDLKKAKYTGNEIKTMQGKNVVLLFQKDSTRTRCAFEVAALDQGAHVTYLGPSGSQFNKKESVADSARVLGRMYDAIQFRGFDQKIVEKLARHSGVPVYNGLTDQFHPTQVLADFLTIEEYKDNLKGLKFVFAGDARNNVSNSLMIGCAKMGMHFVAAAPKELWPTQELVDQCKEIAKETGATINLVDDMKVACKDADVIYTDVWVSMGESEEVWESRIKLLKPYQVNIDAIKVAKPDVIFMHCLPAFHDLNTEVSQEIYKKFGLREMEVTDEVFESKHSVVFEEAENRLHTIKAIMVATIGK, from the coding sequence ATGGCTTTAAATTTAAAAGGTAGAAGTTTATTAACATTATTAGACTTTACCCCAAGAGAAATAAGATATTTATTAGATTTATCTAAGGACTTAAAAAAAGCTAAATACACAGGAAATGAAATTAAAACAATGCAAGGAAAAAATGTTGTTTTACTATTTCAAAAAGATTCAACAAGAACTAGATGTGCATTTGAAGTTGCTGCTTTAGATCAAGGCGCTCATGTTACATATCTAGGACCTTCTGGATCACAATTTAACAAAAAAGAATCAGTAGCAGATAGTGCCAGAGTTTTAGGAAGAATGTATGACGCGATTCAGTTTAGAGGATTTGATCAAAAAATTGTTGAAAAATTAGCGCGACACTCAGGTGTTCCTGTTTATAATGGATTAACAGATCAGTTTCATCCGACTCAAGTTCTTGCTGACTTTTTAACAATAGAAGAATACAAAGACAATCTAAAAGGACTAAAGTTTGTTTTTGCAGGAGATGCCAGAAATAATGTAAGCAATTCATTAATGATTGGATGTGCTAAAATGGGTATGCATTTTGTTGCAGCAGCACCAAAAGAATTATGACCAACTCAAGAACTTGTAGATCAATGTAAAGAGATTGCAAAAGAAACTGGTGCTACTATTAATCTAGTTGATGATATGAAAGTTGCATGTAAAGATGCTGATGTAATTTATACTGATGTTTGGGTTTCAATGGGTGAATCAGAAGAAGTTTGAGAGTCAAGAATTAAATTATTAAAACCATACCAAGTAAATATCGATGCAATTAAAGTAGCTAAACCAGATGTTATTTTTATGCATTGTTTACCAGCATTTCACGATTTAAATACAGAAGTTTCTCAAGAAATCTATAAAAAATTTGGCCTAAGAGAAATGGAAGTAACAGATGAAGTATTTGAATCAAAACATTCTGTTGTATTTGAAGAAGCAGAAAACAGATTACATACAATTAAAGCAATTATGGTTGCTACAATTGGTAAATAA
- a CDS encoding arginine deiminase — protein sequence MEKKLNVFSEIGTLKTVLVHRPGEEVENLTPELLEKLLFDDVPFKDVAIQEHDAFTKIMRDNGVEVLYIEKLASETLDQHPELREKFIDQFIFEANIEAKYQDKYRDFISSLDNYRMIKKMIAGTKKLELGIDEGNKAYPFVADPLPNVLFQRDPFATVGHGITMNRMWSETRNRETIFPDLVFKHHNRFANQVPYYYQRDWKDQTIEGGDILVLNKETLIIGVTQRTTLKAVEKFSKELFADPESSYAKVIVLDLPKSRAFMHLDTVFTNIDYDKFIAHPLIFDHLDEFKIYEITKKETKEIKKTLIELLTDAVGREVQIIRCGGDDAVAAGREQWSDGTNVITLRPGKVIAYDRNWVTIDLLRKAGVEVLTIASSELSRGRGGPRCMTMPLWREDLQEIKRY from the coding sequence ATGGAGAAAAAGTTAAATGTTTTTTCTGAAATAGGAACATTAAAAACTGTTCTTGTTCATAGGCCAGGTGAAGAAGTTGAAAATTTAACTCCTGAACTTTTAGAAAAATTGCTATTTGATGATGTTCCGTTTAAAGATGTAGCTATCCAAGAACATGATGCTTTTACTAAAATTATGCGTGATAATGGAGTAGAAGTGTTATACATTGAAAAATTAGCATCAGAAACTTTAGATCAACACCCAGAATTAAGAGAGAAATTCATTGATCAATTTATTTTTGAAGCTAATATTGAAGCTAAATATCAAGATAAATACCGTGATTTTATTAGTAGCCTAGATAATTATAGAATGATTAAAAAAATGATCGCTGGAACTAAAAAACTTGAATTAGGTATTGATGAGGGAAATAAAGCATATCCATTTGTAGCAGACCCACTACCAAACGTTTTATTTCAAAGAGACCCATTTGCAACTGTTGGTCATGGAATAACAATGAACAGAATGTGATCAGAAACAAGAAACAGAGAAACCATTTTTCCTGATTTAGTATTTAAACATCACAATAGATTTGCAAATCAAGTACCTTACTACTATCAAAGAGATTGAAAAGATCAAACCATTGAAGGGGGAGATATTTTAGTTTTAAATAAAGAGACTTTAATAATTGGAGTTACTCAAAGAACAACGCTAAAAGCAGTTGAAAAATTTAGCAAAGAATTATTTGCTGATCCAGAATCAAGTTATGCTAAAGTTATTGTTTTAGATCTTCCAAAATCTCGTGCATTTATGCATTTAGACACAGTATTTACAAACATTGATTATGATAAATTTATCGCTCATCCATTAATTTTTGATCATCTTGATGAATTTAAAATTTATGAAATTACAAAAAAAGAAACTAAAGAAATTAAAAAAACACTAATTGAATTATTAACTGATGCAGTAGGAAGAGAAGTTCAGATTATTAGGTGTGGTGGTGATGATGCTGTTGCAGCTGGTAGAGAACAATGAAGTGATGGAACTAATGTTATAACATTAAGACCAGGTAAAGTTATTGCTTATGACCGCAATTGAGTAACAATTGACTTATTAAGAAAAGCTGGTGTTGAAGTATTAACTATTGCTTCATCAGAATTATCGCGCGGTAGAGGTGGACCAAGATGTATGACTATGCCGCTATGAAGAGAAGATTTACAAGAAATTAAAAGATACTAG